The Arthrobacter sp. NicSoilC5 genome has a window encoding:
- a CDS encoding helix-turn-helix domain-containing protein has product MTDVPETKSRFMTPTQAADELNVKPSQIHALIKTGELRALQVGGRGMWRIGRRDLEDYIAEAYRRTAERIAAGEIADDGDAEADSRL; this is encoded by the coding sequence GTGACCGACGTACCCGAAACCAAGTCCCGCTTTATGACCCCCACCCAGGCGGCTGATGAGCTGAACGTGAAACCCAGCCAGATCCACGCCCTCATCAAGACCGGGGAGCTGCGCGCGCTCCAGGTTGGTGGCCGGGGTATGTGGCGCATCGGCCGGCGGGACCTTGAGGACTACATCGCCGAAGCGTACCGGCGCACCGCCGAGCGCATCGCCGCCGGCGAGATCGCTGATGACGGGGACGCTGAGGCAGACAGCAGACTCTGA